The following coding sequences lie in one Niabella agricola genomic window:
- a CDS encoding RNA polymerase sigma factor, whose translation MSNIISIPVAAATSDAELLDQFKLKGDQEALAHLYLRYSDLIYGVCLKYLEDAEDAKDAVMNIYEELGNKLLKHEVQNFKSWLYVLAKNHCLMILRAARKNITVNLDTQLVQSGDFSHLDDIIEKEEAFKKLEKCMKALPSEQEKTIRLFYYDNKCYNEIAETTGMEWNKVRSLIQNGRRNLKNCMDKNAN comes from the coding sequence TTGAGTAACATCATCAGCATACCTGTAGCCGCAGCAACCAGCGATGCGGAGCTTCTGGATCAGTTTAAACTTAAAGGAGATCAGGAGGCTTTGGCGCATTTATACCTGAGATACAGCGACTTAATTTATGGGGTTTGCCTGAAATACCTGGAAGATGCGGAAGACGCAAAAGACGCCGTGATGAATATCTATGAGGAGCTCGGAAATAAGCTGCTGAAGCATGAGGTTCAGAACTTTAAAAGCTGGTTATACGTTTTGGCCAAGAATCATTGCCTGATGATCCTGCGAGCCGCCAGGAAAAATATAACGGTTAATTTAGATACGCAGCTTGTGCAATCGGGCGATTTTTCGCATCTGGATGATATCATTGAAAAAGAAGAAGCATTTAAAAAGCTGGAAAAATGTATGAAAGCGCTTCCGTCGGAACAGGAAAAGACGATCCGCCTGTTTTATTATGATAATAAATGCTATAATGAAATAGCGGAAACAACAGGAATGGAATGGAATAAAGTACGTAGCCTGATCCAGAATGGAAGAAGGAATTTAAAAAACTGCATGGATAAAAATGCCAACTGA